In one window of Zingiber officinale cultivar Zhangliang chromosome 11A, Zo_v1.1, whole genome shotgun sequence DNA:
- the LOC122032784 gene encoding AP2/ERF and B3 domain-containing transcription repressor TEM1-like, with the protein MGSGAASVDLDATLGAESAAGRNSKLPSSRYKGVVPQPNGRWGAQIYERHQRVWLGTFAEEAEAARAYDAAAQRFRGRDAVTNFAPASAGDEEGALVLEFLAAHSKAEIVDMLRNHTYQDELRQSKRAGGGGGAAFGGCRRSLSYHETAREMLFEKEVTPSDVGKLNRLVIPKQHAEKHFPLRSGTEEACKGVLLNFEDAGGRVWRFRYSYWNSSQSYVLTKGWIRFVKEKNLKPGDVIRFWQSTGPEKQLYIDRGDAQSPVRLFGVNILEGQAGGEGSKGGDGSVL; encoded by the coding sequence ATGGGAAGCGGCGCTGCCAGCGTGGACTTGGATGCGACTCTGGGGGCGGAGTCTGCGGCTGGGAGGAATTCCAAGCTGCCTTCGTCGCGGTACAAGGGCGTCGTGCCGCAGCCCAACGGCCGCTGGGGCGCGCAGATCTACGAGCGGCACCAGCGCGTCTGGCTCGGCACCTTCGCGGAAGAGGCGGAGGCCGCGCGCGCCTACGACGCGGCGGCGCAGCGCTTCCGGGGCCGCGACGCCGTCACCAACTTCGCTCCGGCCTCGGCGGGGGACGAGGAGGGAGCGCTGGTGCTGGAATTTCTGGCCGCTCACTCCAAGGCGGAGATCGTGGACATGCTGCGGAATCACACGTACCAGGACGAGCTGCGGCAGAGCAAGCgcgccggcggcggcggcggcgccgcCTTTGGGGGCTGCAGGCGGTCGCTGAGCTACCACGAGACGGCGCGCGAGATGCTGTTCGAGAAGGAGGTGACGCCGAGCGACGTGGGGAAGCTGAACCGGCTGGTGATCCCGAAGCAACACGCGGAGAAGCACTTCCCGTTGCGGAGCGGGACGGAAGAGGCGTGCAAGGGGGTGCTGCTCAACTTTGAGGACGCCGGCGGGAGGGTGTGGCGCTTCCGGTACTCCTACTGGAACAGCAGCCAGAGCTATGTGCTGACCAAAGGGTGGATCCGGTTCGTGAAGGAGAAGAACCTTAAGCCAGGCGACGTCATCAGGTTCTGGCAATCCACCGGGCCAGAGAAGCAGTTGTACATCGACCGCGGCGACGCACAGTCGCCGGTGAGGCTGTTCGGAGTGAACATATTGGAGGGACAGGCAGGTGGAGAGGGGAGCAAAGGAGGCGATGGATCGGTTCTATAG